In Myxococcus stipitatus, the following are encoded in one genomic region:
- the aspS gene encoding aspartate--tRNA ligase — translation MAVPFISEVKRTHTCGQLTATNIGEEVVLFGWVHNRRDHGGAVFIDLRDRDGLTQVVFEPDHAEAHGLAGSLRLEFCIGVRGKVVSRGKNVNPKMKTGEIEVKASDLTIFNRSEPTPFPIEDAIDTSEEKRLAHRYLDLRRSPLQKSLMTRSKMNALTRAYMVDKGFLELETPFMGKYTPGGARNFLVPSRMNAGKFYALAESPQLYKQLFMVAGFDRYFQIVKCFRDEDLRVDRQPEFTQIDVEMSFVSQDDIFTIIEGLVKKLWGEVLGIDVPTPFMRMDFYESMAKYGNDKPDLRFGLEHTVLTDLIREHGEAGGVPMMFEAVQNKGIVKAMVIPADKAMSRAESDKLEEFAKQAGAKGLARAKVGEGGEWTQSPLSKTISPALRAAINQAVGAKTGDLILFQFGKEALVHTVMANLRVHVAKKLGLIPEYGSGGQWKFLWVVNPPLFEHDEETNTWVAAHHAFTRPHDEDVPYLLTDPGRVKCHRYDVVLNGFEIGGGSIRLHDPKVQAEVFKALGIGDEEAQAKFGFLLDALKFGAPPHGGIALGMDRLAFLLTGSESLRDVIPFPKTKTGTDLMTGAPGDVDDKQLRELHVRPVPPPQK, via the coding sequence ATGGCGGTCCCATTCATCTCCGAGGTCAAGCGTACCCACACGTGCGGTCAGCTCACCGCGACGAATATTGGCGAGGAGGTCGTCCTCTTCGGCTGGGTGCACAATCGTCGAGACCACGGCGGCGCGGTCTTCATCGACCTGCGGGATAGGGACGGTTTGACGCAGGTGGTGTTCGAGCCGGACCACGCGGAAGCGCACGGGCTTGCAGGCAGCCTCCGGTTGGAGTTCTGCATCGGCGTGCGCGGCAAGGTCGTCTCGCGTGGCAAGAACGTGAACCCGAAGATGAAGACGGGTGAAATCGAGGTCAAGGCGAGCGACCTCACCATCTTCAACCGCTCCGAGCCGACGCCGTTCCCCATCGAGGACGCCATCGACACCTCGGAGGAGAAGCGCCTGGCGCACCGCTATCTGGACCTGCGCCGCTCGCCGCTCCAGAAGTCGCTGATGACGCGCTCGAAGATGAACGCGCTGACGCGGGCGTACATGGTGGACAAGGGCTTCCTGGAGCTGGAGACGCCGTTCATGGGCAAGTACACGCCCGGCGGCGCGCGCAACTTCCTGGTCCCCAGCCGCATGAACGCGGGCAAGTTCTACGCGCTCGCGGAGAGCCCGCAGCTCTACAAGCAGCTGTTCATGGTGGCGGGCTTCGACCGGTACTTCCAGATCGTGAAGTGCTTCCGCGACGAGGACCTGCGCGTGGACCGGCAGCCGGAGTTCACGCAGATCGACGTGGAGATGAGCTTCGTCAGCCAGGACGACATCTTCACCATCATCGAAGGTCTGGTGAAGAAGCTGTGGGGCGAGGTGCTGGGCATCGACGTGCCCACGCCCTTCATGCGCATGGACTTCTACGAGTCCATGGCGAAGTACGGCAACGACAAGCCGGACCTGCGCTTCGGGCTGGAGCACACGGTGCTCACCGACCTCATCCGCGAGCACGGTGAGGCGGGCGGCGTGCCGATGATGTTCGAGGCGGTGCAGAACAAGGGCATCGTCAAGGCGATGGTCATCCCCGCGGACAAGGCGATGAGCCGCGCGGAGAGCGACAAGCTGGAGGAGTTCGCGAAGCAGGCGGGCGCCAAGGGCCTGGCGCGGGCGAAGGTGGGCGAGGGGGGCGAGTGGACGCAGTCCCCGCTGTCCAAGACGATTTCGCCGGCGCTGCGGGCGGCCATCAACCAGGCGGTGGGCGCGAAGACGGGCGACCTCATCCTGTTCCAGTTCGGCAAGGAGGCGCTGGTCCACACCGTGATGGCGAACCTCCGCGTGCACGTCGCGAAGAAGCTGGGGCTGATTCCGGAGTACGGCAGCGGCGGCCAGTGGAAGTTCCTATGGGTGGTGAACCCGCCCCTGTTCGAGCACGACGAGGAGACCAACACGTGGGTGGCGGCGCACCACGCCTTCACGCGTCCGCACGACGAGGACGTGCCGTACCTGCTCACGGACCCGGGCCGGGTGAAGTGCCACCGCTACGACGTGGTGCTCAACGGCTTCGAGATTGGCGGCGGCTCCATCCGTCTGCATGACCCCAAGGTCCAGGCGGAGGTGTTCAAGGCGCTGGGCATTGGTGATGAGGAGGCGCAGGCCAAGTTCGGCTTCCTGCTGGACGCGCTCAAGTTCGGCGCGCCTCCGCACGGTGGCATCGCGCTGGGCATGGACCGGCTCGCCTTCCTGCTCACCGGCTCCGAGTCGCTGCGCGACGTGATTCCGTTCCCCAAGACGAAGACGGGCACGGACCTGATGACGGGCGCCCCGGGCGACGTGGACGACAAGCAGCTGCGCGAGCTGCATGTGCGTCCGGTGCCGCCGCCGCAGAAGTAG
- a CDS encoding PLP-dependent aminotransferase family protein, with protein sequence MTIWTPNLRGREGPLYRVIADALGADIEEGRLAAGTRLPTHRELAEKVGVTVGTVTRAYAEAERRGLIGGEVGRGTFVRPRDTPRHLPSPAPDLGDDALVELGLNWPATPPGDPAGRALRKSLDALQRSPQLPDLLDYQPHAGLPSHREAGAQWIQRFGLEVAPSRVIVCSGGQHAMEVALSALTRPGDTVLCESLTYPGLKVLANRFHLRLHGVAMDEHGLLPDALEAACRTGAKVLFCLPNLQNPTGAVMTEERRRRIAAVARQHGLSVVEDDAYGLLLDKRPAPLCSLLPESGWFIAGVSKLLAPGLRMGYLATPENTHTERLAEETGLATRMTPALMAEITTRWVREGIADELVIRRRREAQERMELAKKLLGEWLPRPGRGATYHLWLKLPAPWRAEPFTSHARRRGVTVTPAELFNVGPATAPASVRVCLGAPRTRASLEKGLQRLRDTLEGGPEPLASIV encoded by the coding sequence ATGACAATCTGGACGCCCAACCTCCGGGGCCGTGAAGGCCCGCTGTACCGGGTCATCGCGGATGCACTCGGCGCGGACATCGAGGAAGGCCGTCTCGCCGCGGGTACTCGCCTGCCCACCCATCGTGAGCTCGCGGAGAAGGTGGGAGTCACCGTCGGCACCGTGACACGTGCCTACGCGGAGGCCGAACGCCGCGGCCTCATCGGCGGCGAAGTCGGCCGAGGCACCTTCGTCCGCCCCCGGGACACACCTCGCCATCTCCCCTCCCCCGCACCCGACCTCGGCGACGACGCGCTCGTGGAGCTCGGACTCAACTGGCCCGCGACACCACCAGGCGACCCCGCGGGCAGGGCCCTGCGCAAGTCCCTGGACGCGCTCCAACGCTCTCCCCAACTGCCTGACCTGCTCGACTATCAACCCCACGCGGGACTTCCCTCCCACCGCGAGGCCGGTGCCCAGTGGATTCAGCGCTTCGGCCTGGAGGTCGCCCCCTCACGCGTCATCGTGTGCTCGGGCGGACAGCACGCGATGGAGGTCGCCCTCAGCGCCCTCACGCGCCCCGGTGACACCGTGCTCTGCGAATCACTCACCTACCCAGGGCTCAAGGTGCTCGCGAACCGGTTCCACCTGCGCCTGCACGGCGTCGCCATGGACGAGCACGGACTGCTCCCGGATGCACTCGAGGCCGCCTGCCGCACGGGCGCGAAGGTCCTCTTCTGCCTGCCCAACCTCCAGAACCCCACCGGCGCGGTGATGACCGAGGAGCGCCGTCGCCGCATCGCCGCCGTGGCCCGCCAGCACGGCCTCTCGGTGGTCGAGGACGACGCCTACGGACTCCTGCTCGACAAGCGCCCCGCGCCGCTGTGCTCACTCCTGCCCGAGTCCGGCTGGTTCATCGCGGGGGTCTCCAAGCTGCTCGCCCCGGGCCTGCGCATGGGCTACCTGGCCACGCCCGAGAACACCCACACGGAGCGGCTCGCGGAGGAGACAGGCCTGGCCACGCGGATGACTCCCGCGCTGATGGCCGAAATCACCACGCGCTGGGTGCGCGAAGGCATCGCGGACGAGCTCGTCATCCGCCGGCGCCGCGAGGCCCAGGAACGCATGGAGCTGGCGAAGAAGCTGCTGGGGGAGTGGCTGCCACGCCCAGGCCGCGGCGCCACCTACCACCTGTGGCTGAAGCTCCCGGCACCGTGGCGCGCGGAGCCCTTCACATCCCACGCCCGGCGCCGCGGCGTCACCGTCACGCCCGCCGAGCTCTTCAACGTGGGGCCCGCCACCGCGCCAGCATCGGTGCGCGTCTGTCTGGGAGCCCCCCGCACCCGCGCGTCGCTGGAGAAGGGACTCCAGCGACTGAGGGACACGCTGGAGGGAGGGCCGGAGCCCCTCGCCTCCATCGTCTGA
- a CDS encoding PhzF family phenazine biosynthesis protein, producing the protein MQVTIVDAFTQRPGAGNRAGVVLDAAGLGEESMQRIAAAVGASETAFLLSGPDGRGVRLRYFTPTDEIDFCGHATVATFHLLAERGLLPRSGTTRLECAAGTLDVELEAMGTGGSRPWIVTPRLPWLESPVSLERVMALVGGAVAMVDESLPVRRNGHRLMVPFRRREDLWGLAPRSGELAELLRPHGLSGVYVFTRETREAGSMAHSRYFVPGIGVPEDPATGSAAGPLGMYLAMNGVLPLPAEGGTVLARIEQGDAMGKPGRIEVEVTGRAGQPERARIGGVAVTVLEGTLHV; encoded by the coding sequence ATGCAGGTGACGATTGTCGATGCCTTCACGCAGCGGCCTGGTGCAGGGAACCGAGCGGGCGTGGTGTTGGACGCGGCGGGACTGGGCGAGGAGTCGATGCAGCGCATCGCCGCGGCGGTCGGGGCGTCGGAGACCGCGTTCCTCTTGTCTGGCCCTGATGGGCGAGGGGTTCGGCTGCGCTACTTCACGCCGACGGATGAGATTGATTTCTGCGGCCATGCCACGGTGGCGACGTTTCACCTGTTGGCGGAGCGAGGATTGTTGCCTCGCTCGGGGACGACCCGGTTGGAGTGCGCGGCGGGGACTCTCGATGTGGAGTTGGAGGCGATGGGGACGGGTGGGAGCCGGCCTTGGATTGTCACGCCTCGATTGCCGTGGCTGGAGTCGCCCGTGTCATTGGAGCGCGTGATGGCGCTCGTGGGTGGGGCGGTGGCGATGGTGGATGAATCGCTTCCCGTGCGGCGCAACGGGCATCGGTTGATGGTTCCGTTTCGCCGGAGGGAGGATTTGTGGGGACTGGCTCCGCGCTCGGGTGAGCTGGCGGAGTTGCTGCGGCCTCATGGGCTGAGTGGGGTGTATGTCTTCACGCGCGAGACTCGCGAGGCTGGGAGCATGGCGCACTCGCGCTACTTCGTGCCCGGGATTGGCGTGCCGGAAGACCCCGCGACGGGTTCAGCGGCCGGGCCGCTGGGGATGTACCTGGCCATGAATGGCGTGCTGCCGCTTCCCGCCGAAGGCGGCACTGTCCTCGCGCGAATCGAGCAGGGAGATGCCATGGGCAAGCCTGGGCGTATCGAGGTGGAGGTGACTGGCAGGGCGGGACAGCCCGAACGGGCCCGTATCGGCGGAGTCGCCGTGACGGTGCTCGAGGGCACGTTGCACGTGTGA
- a CDS encoding IS66 family transposase, giving the protein MLTVFLRNPVVPIDNNHVERQMRDMVMGRKNHYGSKSKRGTEVAALFYSLIETARLRGEEPGHYLQRAALASIENPGSVTLPKSQA; this is encoded by the coding sequence TTGCTGACCGTCTTCTTGAGGAACCCCGTGGTACCCATCGACAACAACCATGTCGAGCGGCAGATGCGCGACATGGTGATGGGCCGAAAGAACCACTACGGCAGCAAGTCGAAGCGAGGCACCGAGGTGGCCGCTCTCTTCTACTCGCTCATCGAGACGGCTCGCCTGCGCGGAGAGGAGCCGGGGCACTACCTGCAGCGCGCTGCGCTCGCCTCCATCGAGAATCCGGGCTCTGTCACGCTCCCCAAGAGCCAAGCCTGA
- a CDS encoding MBL fold metallo-hydrolase — protein MAARFGPMRLSVLPIGAYRPRVLHTVHMGPREALDAHKVLGSSTSVAMHHNTFPMAFDGQDEAKFLLLRLLTREEVRPRFWALGFGEGRFVEPLPAMPAAVASGCAAER, from the coding sequence ATGGCCGCGCGCTTCGGGCCCATGCGGTTGTCGGTGCTGCCGATTGGCGCCTACCGGCCGCGGGTGCTCCACACGGTGCACATGGGGCCGCGCGAGGCGCTGGATGCGCACAAGGTGCTCGGCTCGTCCACGTCCGTGGCGATGCACCACAACACCTTCCCCATGGCCTTCGACGGACAGGACGAGGCGAAGTTCCTGCTGTTGCGGCTGCTCACGCGCGAGGAGGTGCGCCCGCGCTTCTGGGCGCTGGGTTTCGGCGAGGGGCGGTTCGTCGAGCCCCTGCCGGCGATGCCCGCCGCGGTGGCGAGCGGGTGCGCGGCGGAGCGGTAG